One region of Polypterus senegalus isolate Bchr_013 chromosome 11, ASM1683550v1, whole genome shotgun sequence genomic DNA includes:
- the LOC120539423 gene encoding potassium voltage-gated channel subfamily A member 1 — MTVIAGDNMDETSALPGHPQDSYRPDHDDHECCERVVINIAGLRFETQLKTLAQFPNTLLGNPKKRMRYFDPLRNEYFFDRNRPSFDAILYYYQSGGRLRRPVNVPLDMFSEEIKFYELGEDAMEKFREDEGFIREEERPLPEKEFQRQIWLLFEHPESSGPARGIAIVSVMVILISIVIFCLETLPELKDDPGGRIHVVGNTTYYIKPNIFTDPFFIVETLCIIWFSFELVVRFFACPSKADFFKNIMNFIDIVAIIPYFITLGTEMAEKQEGKEQKGEQATSLAILRVIRLVRVFRIFKLSRHSKGLQILGQTLKASMRELGLLIFFLFIGVILFSSAVYFAEAEEKESYFSSIPDAFWWAVVSMTTVGYGDMYPITIGGKIVGSLCAIAGVLTIALPVPVIVSNFNYFYHRETEGEEQAQLLHVSNPNIASDSNSSRRSSTISKSEYMEIEEDVNNSIDNFREANLRTGNCTVANQNCVNKSKLLTEV; from the coding sequence ATGACAGTGATCGCTGGAGATAATATGGACGAAACCTCCGCCTTACCTGGGCACCCACAAGACAGTTACCGACCCGATCACGACGATCACGAATGCTGCGAACGAGTGGTCATCAATATCGCCGGGCTGCGCTTCGAGACTCAGCTTAAGACACTTGCTCAGTTTCCTAACACCCTGCTGGGGAACCCCAAGAAAAGGATGCGCTATTTCGACCCTCTGCGAAACGAGTATTTCTTTGACAGGAACCGTCCAAGTTTTGATGCCATTCTTTACTATTACCAGTCAGGGGGCAGACTGAGAAGACCGGTCAACGTCCCTTTGGATATGTTTTCGGAAGAGATAAAGTTTTACGAGCTCGGCGAGGATGCGATGGAGAAATTTCGTGAGGATGAGGGGTTTATCAGGGAAGAGGAGCGCCCTTTACCCGAAAAGGAGTTTCAACGACAAATCTGGTTGTTATTTGAGCACCCAGAGAGCTCCGGTCCTGCTAGGGGGATTGCTATAGTTTCTGTTATGGTGATCCTAATTtccattgttattttttgtttggaaACGCTACCAGAACTAAAGGACGATCCCGGGGGAAGGATTCACGTTGTGGGAAATACTACCTACTATATCAAACCAAATATCTTTACCGATCCCTTCTTTATTGTGGAGACGCTGTGCATCATCTGGTTTTCCTTCGAGTTAGTTGTTAGGTTTTTCGCGTGCCCTAGTAAAGCGGACTTCTTTAAGAACATAATGAACTTTATCGACATAGTGGCCATCATCCCATATTTCATCACGCTGGGCACTGAGATGGCAGAGAAGCAGGAAGGGAAGGAGCAGAAAGGGGAGCAGGCGACTTCTCTGGCGATCCTCAGAGTCATTCGTTTGGTCAGGGTATTTAGAATTTTTAAGCTCTCCAGACACTCCAAGGGTTTGCAGATCTTGGGGCAAACCCTGAAGGCGAGTATGCGTGAACTTGGACTTCtaatctttttccttttcattggTGTCATCCTTTTCTCCAGTGCGGTGTACTTTGCCGAGGCAGAAGAGAAAGAATCATACTTTTCCAGTATACCAGATGCCTTTTGGTGGGCGGTGGTGTCCATGACCACCGTGGGGTACGGGGACATGTACCCTATAACTATTGGGGGAAAAATTGTGGGCTCGCTGTGTGCTATTGCCGGCGTGTTGACGATTGCTCTACCAGTACCTGTGATTGTTTCCAACTTCAACTACTTCTATCACAGAGAAACAGAAGGGGAAGAGCAGGCACAGTTACTCCACGTTAGTAACCCCAACATCGCTTCTGATAGTAATTCCAGCCGCCGCAGCTCTACAATCAGCAAGTCCGAGTATATGGAAATCGAGGAGGACGTAAACAATAGCATAGACAATTTCAGAGAGGCAAACCTCAGAACTGGCAATTGCACTGTAGCCAATCAAAACTGTGTTAACAAAAGCAAGCTGTTGACAGAAGTATAA